A genomic region of Candidatus Binatus sp. contains the following coding sequences:
- the pabB gene encoding aminodeoxychorismate synthase component I, whose product MIQTLLIDNYDSFTFNLFQLIAQVNGQEPIVIKNDQLAWDDLKNYRFDNIVISPGPGCPQNHRDFGVSRDAILFAEAPILGVCIGHQGIGDAFGAAVALAPEPMHGRVAQVYHHGDPLFAGVPSPFSAVRYHSLCVVPPIPAPLAAIAWTGDGVVMGIRHRDRPIWGIQFHPESICSDYGHRILANFRDLSHSFKQTRKCRSQPSSPPAKSPLPPGAEPTADHHPKFQLRSRRLDICPDAQAVFAATYSRSPSAFWLDSSLIVPGLSRFSFLGDGSGPYSFRVMYDTHSRTVTVADSSGLRRIGQSVFEYLREFIEQVRIAPADLPFDFTCGFVGYFGYELKRECGAGFAYKSATPDAYFLFADRLIAIDHLAAVTYLVCLAPAGDGADESECWFDAIEAHLRGLPAGPGAPAFARPEIAIAMRYQHSPPEYLKLIERCLHELRRGESYEICLTNKIFPQARIEPLATYNVLRTINPAPYAAFLSFPGLSILSASPERFVKIDSAGNVESRPIKGTAPRGRTPADDERIRRDLQSSEKERAENLMIVDLIRNDLGRVCKIGTVEAPRLMEVESYATVHQLVSTVRGCLRPGVTAIDCLRAAFPGGSMTGAPKLRTMEIIDRLENQARGIYSGALGFLSISGAADFSIVIRTIVVADGAISIGVGGAVVVGSEPARELEEALLKAQAPMRAIALTRE is encoded by the coding sequence ATGATTCAAACTCTTCTGATCGACAATTACGATTCCTTCACGTTCAACCTGTTTCAGCTCATAGCGCAGGTAAACGGACAGGAACCCATCGTCATAAAAAACGATCAGCTTGCCTGGGACGATCTGAAAAATTACCGCTTCGACAATATCGTTATTTCGCCGGGGCCCGGATGCCCTCAAAACCACCGCGACTTCGGCGTCTCCCGCGACGCGATCCTGTTTGCCGAGGCGCCGATCCTCGGCGTCTGCATTGGTCATCAGGGAATCGGCGATGCCTTTGGCGCCGCCGTCGCGCTTGCGCCGGAGCCGATGCACGGCCGGGTCGCCCAAGTCTATCACCATGGCGATCCTCTGTTCGCGGGCGTGCCTTCCCCCTTTTCCGCCGTCCGCTATCATTCGCTATGCGTCGTGCCGCCCATCCCGGCGCCTCTGGCGGCGATTGCCTGGACCGGCGACGGCGTGGTGATGGGCATCCGTCACCGGGATCGGCCGATCTGGGGCATTCAATTTCATCCCGAATCGATCTGCAGCGACTATGGCCATCGGATTTTGGCGAATTTTCGCGACCTGTCCCATTCCTTCAAACAGACCCGCAAATGCCGTTCCCAGCCGTCTTCTCCGCCCGCAAAGTCTCCGCTCCCGCCGGGGGCCGAGCCGACTGCGGATCACCATCCGAAGTTTCAGCTTCGCTCGCGACGTCTCGATATCTGTCCCGACGCGCAAGCCGTGTTTGCCGCCACTTATAGCCGTTCGCCAAGCGCATTCTGGCTCGATAGCAGCCTGATCGTTCCCGGCCTGTCGCGCTTCTCCTTCCTTGGTGATGGTTCGGGTCCTTACAGTTTCAGAGTCATGTACGATACTCACAGTCGTACAGTCACCGTCGCCGATTCATCAGGCCTGCGCCGGATCGGCCAGAGTGTGTTTGAGTACCTGCGGGAATTTATCGAGCAGGTGCGCATTGCTCCCGCCGATTTGCCCTTTGATTTTACCTGCGGGTTTGTAGGCTACTTTGGCTATGAACTGAAGCGGGAATGCGGCGCCGGCTTCGCCTACAAGTCGGCCACTCCCGATGCTTACTTTCTATTCGCCGACCGGCTGATCGCAATCGATCACCTGGCCGCCGTCACCTATCTGGTCTGCCTGGCGCCCGCCGGAGATGGCGCCGATGAGAGCGAGTGCTGGTTCGATGCGATCGAGGCGCATCTGCGCGGCCTCCCGGCCGGGCCTGGCGCGCCCGCGTTCGCCCGCCCGGAGATCGCGATCGCGATGCGCTATCAGCATTCGCCGCCGGAGTACCTGAAGCTGATCGAACGATGCCTGCACGAGTTGCGCCGCGGCGAATCCTACGAAATCTGCCTGACCAATAAAATATTCCCGCAGGCGCGAATCGAGCCGTTGGCCACTTACAACGTGCTGCGCACGATCAACCCCGCGCCGTACGCGGCCTTTCTCAGTTTTCCGGGGCTGTCGATCCTGAGCGCGTCGCCCGAGCGCTTTGTCAAAATCGATAGCGCCGGCAATGTCGAATCGCGGCCGATAAAGGGCACCGCGCCGCGCGGGCGTACCCCTGCCGACGACGAACGCATTCGCCGGGACCTGCAATCCAGCGAAAAGGAGCGCGCCGAGAACCTCATGATCGTGGACTTGATCCGCAACGATCTGGGCCGCGTCTGCAAGATCGGCACGGTCGAGGCGCCGCGCCTGATGGAAGTCGAGAGCTACGCCACCGTGCATCAGTTGGTGAGCACGGTGCGCGGATGCCTGCGGCCAGGGGTGACCGCGATCGACTGTTTAAGGGCCGCGTTTCCGGGTGGTTCCATGACCGGCGCGCCGAAACTTCGGACCATGGAGATCATCGATCGCCTCGAGAACCAGGCGCGGGGAATTTATTCCGGCGCCCTGGGGTTTCTTTCGATTTCCGGCGCGGCGGATTTTTCAATTGTTATTCGCACGATCGTTGTCGCCGACGGCGCGATTTCGATCGGCGTCGGGGGCGCCGTCGTGGTCGGCTCGGAACCCGCGCGCGAGCTCGAGGAGGCGCTGCTGAAAGCCCAGGCGCCGATGCGCGCGATTGCGCTGACCCGCGAGTGA
- a CDS encoding DUF992 domain-containing protein, which translates to MLFLSCWSLTAHAEDSKYTVKTGYLTCHEASGWGFVFGSSRDLKCSYSSNGGRTEYYSGSISKFGADIGYLKSSVILWAVAAPTKDIKPGALSGHYGGVTASLTLGAGGGANVLIGGFDQSIALQPVSVEGQNGLNVAAGVAELTLNYRGEKEPR; encoded by the coding sequence ATGCTCTTCTTGAGTTGTTGGTCATTGACGGCGCACGCCGAGGATAGCAAGTACACCGTCAAGACAGGCTATCTGACTTGTCACGAAGCCTCGGGATGGGGATTTGTGTTCGGATCTTCGCGCGACCTCAAATGCTCATACTCGTCCAACGGCGGAAGAACCGAATACTACAGCGGAAGCATCTCGAAGTTCGGCGCAGATATCGGCTATCTGAAATCATCGGTGATCTTGTGGGCGGTCGCCGCACCGACCAAGGATATCAAGCCCGGGGCCTTGTCCGGGCACTACGGCGGTGTGACCGCGAGCCTCACGCTCGGCGCAGGCGGGGGCGCAAACGTCCTGATCGGAGGCTTCGATCAGTCGATCGCGCTTCAGCCGGTATCAGTCGAAGGGCAGAACGGACTTAACGTCGCGGCCGGAGTCGCGGAACTCACGCTCAACTACCGCGGCGAGAAAGAACCGCGCTGA